In Brevibacterium zhoupengii, the following are encoded in one genomic region:
- the panB gene encoding 3-methyl-2-oxobutanoate hydroxymethyltransferase, whose product MPLPDSPTPDRPAPAPPESATPDHAEMTPPYGSGPAPTAAAGAGTPAAPPRRVRTLDLIKAKTQGRRWAMLTSYDQYTAALFEQAGVEVLLVGDSAANNVYGHETTLPVTVDELIPLARAVSSATSRALIVADLPFGSYEISDEQAVATAVRFMKEAGVHAVKLEGGVAVASRIKAITTAGIPVMAHIGFTPQAEHNLGGYKVQGRGDAGDALLADARAVAEAGAFSVVMEMVPAGLAGQVTAEMTIPTVGIGAGADCDAQVLVWQDMAGLRTGKAPRFVKRYADLHSVLSDAVGRYVDEVKSGEFPEPERSFE is encoded by the coding sequence ATGCCCCTGCCCGATAGTCCGACACCAGATCGACCCGCACCAGCACCGCCTGAGAGCGCCACGCCCGACCACGCCGAGATGACTCCGCCCTACGGAAGCGGCCCCGCACCCACTGCTGCTGCAGGTGCAGGTACACCTGCAGCACCGCCTCGGCGAGTTCGGACTCTGGACCTCATCAAGGCCAAGACGCAGGGACGGCGCTGGGCGATGCTGACCAGCTACGACCAGTACACGGCCGCATTGTTCGAACAGGCCGGAGTCGAGGTGCTGCTGGTCGGTGATTCCGCAGCGAACAACGTCTACGGCCACGAGACCACACTGCCGGTCACGGTCGATGAGCTCATCCCGCTGGCGCGCGCGGTCTCCAGCGCCACCTCGCGCGCACTGATCGTCGCAGACCTGCCCTTCGGCAGCTATGAGATCTCCGATGAGCAGGCAGTCGCGACGGCCGTGCGCTTCATGAAGGAAGCCGGCGTCCACGCGGTCAAGCTCGAAGGGGGAGTGGCCGTGGCCTCGAGGATCAAGGCGATCACGACGGCCGGCATTCCGGTGATGGCCCACATCGGGTTCACGCCCCAAGCCGAGCACAACCTCGGCGGGTACAAGGTTCAAGGCCGTGGGGATGCCGGTGATGCGCTGTTGGCCGATGCTCGTGCCGTCGCCGAGGCGGGGGCGTTCTCCGTGGTGATGGAGATGGTTCCAGCCGGGTTGGCTGGACAGGTGACGGCGGAGATGACGATTCCGACTGTGGGGATCGGTGCCGGCGCCGACTGCGACGCCCAGGTGCTCGTCTGGCAGGACATGGCAGGACTGCGGACCGGCAAGGCTCCACGGTTCGTCAAACGGTATGCCGACCTGCATTCTGTTCTCTCCGATGCCGTCGGTCGCTACGTCGACGAGGTCAAGAGCGGCGAATTCCCCGAGCCGGAGCGGAGCTTCGAGTGA
- a CDS encoding mechanosensitive ion channel, which produces MTEMQMSDLWSVLAKVGLAILILIVTWIIASIVKWAIGKLVSKVPALQRDGNDGQQIGKSIGQIGSLIVWLLGLIAVLQLFNLDQVLTPLQGLLDGIFGFLPNIIGAGVIFFIGFVFAKIAKQLVQTALNAVDLTKLTSKFSSLGDRATGVVGASTGAEPQHNNINAQQAAYNQPHQGQPGQPGQQGHPGQQGNPGAGNPNAEANAKISSLAGNLVFGIIIIVVSISALQVLGIAAISQPAQQMLELFLNAIPAIIAAGILLAIGGVIAKFLGNLLEEVLRGVGTDRAVDSIGIVPEGTSASSVITKIVQVAIMIFFAIMATRLLGFPEITNILNEILDLGGSVLFGAAIIAAGFLIAALIGKFITNNVASKVLRYSAIALFIAMGLRYMGLADSIINLAFGAVVIGGAAAAALAFGLGGRDAAAKMLNKVEVEVESAADNDSGAGRPAGSANTAGNANTAGSGNSGIGTGGVGSTGHGGASTGDDGPLSGPAGSGPASGGPGGSGPVPPAS; this is translated from the coding sequence ATGACGGAAATGCAAATGTCGGACTTGTGGTCAGTTCTTGCGAAAGTGGGACTGGCGATACTCATTCTTATCGTTACATGGATCATTGCATCGATCGTCAAATGGGCGATCGGAAAACTGGTGTCGAAGGTGCCGGCATTGCAGCGTGACGGCAATGACGGGCAGCAGATCGGAAAGTCGATCGGACAGATCGGCAGCCTGATCGTCTGGCTGCTCGGTCTCATCGCCGTTCTGCAGCTGTTCAACCTCGACCAGGTGCTCACACCGCTGCAGGGCCTGCTCGACGGAATCTTCGGCTTCCTGCCCAATATCATCGGTGCGGGCGTCATCTTCTTCATCGGGTTCGTCTTCGCCAAGATCGCCAAGCAGCTGGTCCAGACGGCACTCAACGCCGTCGACCTCACGAAGCTGACATCGAAGTTCAGCTCGCTGGGAGATCGCGCCACAGGTGTCGTCGGCGCATCGACGGGGGCCGAACCTCAGCACAACAACATCAATGCTCAGCAGGCCGCCTACAACCAGCCTCATCAGGGCCAGCCCGGTCAGCCGGGACAACAGGGTCACCCGGGACAGCAGGGCAACCCAGGCGCCGGGAACCCCAACGCCGAGGCCAATGCCAAGATCTCATCGCTGGCAGGCAACCTCGTCTTCGGGATCATCATCATCGTGGTCTCGATTTCGGCACTTCAGGTTCTGGGCATTGCGGCCATCTCGCAGCCAGCACAGCAGATGTTGGAGCTCTTCCTCAACGCCATTCCTGCCATCATCGCGGCCGGCATCCTGCTGGCCATCGGCGGGGTCATTGCGAAGTTCCTCGGCAACCTGCTTGAAGAGGTTCTGCGCGGAGTCGGTACGGATCGGGCAGTCGATTCGATCGGCATCGTTCCTGAAGGCACCAGTGCCTCGAGCGTGATCACCAAGATCGTGCAGGTCGCGATCATGATCTTCTTCGCCATCATGGCGACTCGCCTGCTCGGCTTCCCCGAGATCACGAACATCCTCAATGAGATCCTCGACCTCGGCGGCAGCGTGCTCTTCGGCGCGGCCATCATCGCCGCAGGATTCCTCATTGCGGCACTGATCGGCAAGTTCATCACGAACAACGTGGCGAGCAAGGTGCTGCGCTACTCGGCCATCGCACTCTTCATCGCGATGGGTCTTCGCTACATGGGACTGGCCGATTCGATCATCAACCTGGCATTCGGTGCCGTGGTCATCGGCGGTGCCGCAGCTGCTGCGCTGGCCTTCGGCCTCGGCGGACGTGATGCCGCAGCCAAGATGCTCAACAAGGTTGAGGTCGAGGTCGAATCCGCTGCTGACAACGACAGTGGCGCCGGCCGCCCGGCAGGCAGCGCCAACACCGCAGGCAACGCGAACACTGCCGGCAGTGGAAACAGCGGAATCGGAACCGGCGGAGTCGGCAGCACCGGACACGGTGGAGCCAGCACCGGAGATGACGGTCCGCTCAGTGGTCCTGCAGGCAGTGGTCCCGCAAGCGGCGGTCCAGGAGGCAGCGGTCCCGTACCGCCTGCCAGCTGA
- a CDS encoding LysE family translocator: MTGAELITIAGAATVLAVTPGPETILTVRLSALRRKAGLIYSLGSATGMTVWMIAALTGISALLTTFPSALLVLKVVGGLYLCFLGVLAGRQALRIRAELRGTPPRGQVSEIAAATDDLVISEAVDTGAEVDARTAAGDGGVVRDDAEVGAGIGVGTESVINAEPGGKKSWGQLRSVISYRRGLISSLSNPKAGLFFLAVMPTLVPSSAAGVDYLLLISVVIGLMLAYQILLAFIAGMAAAALQRRSTDFYIEAVSAAVLVVMGIAVIAIPV, from the coding sequence ATGACCGGAGCCGAGCTCATCACCATCGCCGGGGCCGCGACCGTCCTTGCAGTCACACCCGGCCCCGAGACGATCCTCACCGTTCGCCTCTCGGCCCTGCGTCGCAAGGCCGGGCTGATCTATTCGCTCGGCTCGGCCACCGGAATGACGGTCTGGATGATCGCAGCGCTGACCGGAATCTCCGCGCTGCTCACCACGTTCCCCTCGGCTCTGCTCGTCCTCAAGGTCGTCGGCGGACTCTACCTGTGCTTCCTCGGCGTCCTAGCCGGTCGGCAGGCATTGCGGATCCGAGCCGAACTGCGCGGGACTCCCCCGCGCGGACAGGTCAGTGAGATCGCGGCAGCCACCGATGATCTCGTCATCAGCGAGGCGGTCGACACCGGCGCCGAGGTGGATGCCCGTACCGCGGCAGGTGACGGCGGCGTGGTGCGTGACGACGCCGAGGTGGGTGCCGGCATCGGAGTCGGCACCGAATCCGTGATCAACGCTGAACCCGGTGGGAAGAAATCCTGGGGTCAGCTGCGCTCGGTCATCTCGTATCGTCGAGGTTTGATCTCGTCGTTGAGCAACCCGAAGGCGGGACTGTTCTTCCTTGCCGTCATGCCGACCCTGGTGCCGTCCTCTGCGGCCGGCGTCGACTACCTGTTGCTGATCTCCGTCGTGATCGGGCTGATGCTGGCCTACCAGATCCTTCTCGCCTTCATCGCCGGCATGGCCGCGGCCGCCCTGCAGAGGAGAAGCACCGACTTCTACATCGAGGCCGTCTCCGCTGCCGTCCTCGTGGTTATGGGCATCGCGGTCATCGCCATCCCGGTGTGA
- the panC gene encoding pantoate--beta-alanine ligase, producing the protein MEVGGIQALRAWRKRQSGTVSLVPTMGALHSGHQALMDRARESGDSVVTSIFVNPLQFGTDEDFFQYPRPFEADLKVCEAAGVDFVFAPALGEMYPSAPEVTVSSGRMGAVYEGAARPGHFDGVLTVVAKLFTLTAPDSAVFGLKDIQQFCLVKRMITDLNFDIELIGLPVVRDDDGLAMSSRNEYLAPADRVAALAIPRALDAGAQAASDGSPAGVEAAAEAVLQAAAERGDLELGYLGLVDATTFRPCAQDFDGQGLLLVSATVGGTHLIDNVPLEFHRSV; encoded by the coding sequence ATGGAGGTCGGCGGAATCCAGGCCCTGCGCGCCTGGCGGAAACGGCAGTCGGGCACCGTGTCGCTGGTGCCGACGATGGGCGCCCTGCATTCTGGTCATCAGGCGCTGATGGACCGGGCTCGTGAATCGGGAGATTCGGTCGTGACCAGCATCTTCGTCAACCCGCTGCAGTTCGGTACCGACGAGGACTTCTTCCAATACCCGCGGCCCTTCGAAGCAGACTTGAAAGTCTGCGAGGCTGCCGGAGTGGACTTCGTCTTCGCCCCGGCGCTGGGGGAGATGTACCCGTCTGCGCCCGAGGTCACCGTGTCCTCTGGGCGCATGGGTGCGGTGTACGAAGGTGCTGCCAGGCCCGGGCATTTCGACGGAGTCCTGACCGTCGTAGCGAAGCTCTTCACCTTGACGGCACCGGACTCCGCGGTGTTCGGGCTCAAGGACATTCAGCAGTTCTGCCTGGTCAAGCGCATGATCACCGACCTCAACTTCGATATCGAGCTGATCGGCCTGCCGGTCGTCCGCGACGACGACGGTCTTGCCATGTCGAGTCGCAATGAATACCTGGCGCCCGCCGATCGCGTGGCCGCATTGGCCATACCTCGTGCATTGGATGCCGGAGCACAGGCAGCCTCCGATGGATCGCCGGCGGGTGTCGAGGCCGCAGCGGAAGCGGTGCTGCAGGCCGCCGCTGAGCGAGGGGATCTCGAGTTGGGCTATCTCGGCCTCGTTGATGCGACGACCTTCCGGCCGTGCGCACAGGACTTCGACGGGCAGGGTCTGCTGCTCGTCTCTGCCACCGTCGGAGGGACTCATCTCATTGACAATGTGCCACTGGAATTCCACCGTTCCGTGTGA